From a single Arachis hypogaea cultivar Tifrunner chromosome 3, arahy.Tifrunner.gnm2.J5K5, whole genome shotgun sequence genomic region:
- the LOC112782938 gene encoding uncharacterized protein, translated as MAGTVAVLRTSPVRIGGQLDESRAYFHRLFWTFPPCIEDGNSNILRVAFALVEGENAESWFFFLSHLRQHVTPQPGLLVISDRHNGIKAALEAPDGGWLPPSAYRAFCIRHVAANFALTFKGKDARRLLVNAAYAKTEVEFHYWFDILRSEDPAMCDWANRIEYLLWTQHCDKGRRFGHMTTNISECVNSILKSVRNLPVCSLVKATYGRLAELFVRKGREAEAQMGTGQQFSQHLVKCIEANLKTARCFTVTVYDRDNSEFTVAETTLTGSFSLGSYRVSLASQTCDCGYFQTLHFPCPHALACCAYSRLTWEPYVHQVYRLSSVFSVYQMGFTPPIPEGFWPPYDRPTVILDPNKRRAREGRSRSTRIRTNMDEADPNRPKRCGLCWQPGHTRRSCPQLGGAEHTRGHD; from the exons ATGGCTGGTACTGTTGCAGTCCTAAGGACGAGCCCTGTTCGTATCGGTGGACAGTTGGACGAGTCTCGAGCTTATTTTCACAGACTATTCTGGACATTTCCACCGTGTATCGAG gacgggaactccaacatactccGTGTTGCATTCGCATTAgtcgagggtgagaatgctgagtcgtggttcttctttctctcccacctgcgTCAGCATGTGACACCGCAGCCGGGTCTGCTGGTTATCtcggacaggcataacggcatcaaggccgcGCTTGAGGCTCCTGACGGAGGCTGGTTACCTCCGTCTGCATACCgggcattctgcattcgacatgtTGCGGCAAATTTTGCCctcaccttcaagggcaaagacgcaaGGAGGCTACTTGTGAATGCGGCGTACGCTAAGACTGAGGTCGAGTtccattactggtttgatattcttaggtccgaagacccggcgatgtgtgacTGGGCGAACCGGATTGAGTATTTGTTGTGGACACAGCATTGTGATAAGGGGCGTAGATTCGgacacatgacgacgaatatatCTGAGTGTGTGAACTCGATCCTCAAGAGTGTCAGAAACCTTCCTGTGTGCTCGCTAGTGAAGGCAACATACGGAAGGTTGGCCGAATTATTTGTTCGCAAAGGGAGAGAGGCTGAGGCGCAGATGGGAACCGGACAACAGTTTAGTCAGCACTTGGTGAAGTGTatagaggccaacttgaagacggctAGGTGCTTCACGGTTACTGTGTACGACAgggataactccgagttcaccgtCGCAGAGACAACTCTGACTGGTTCTTTCTCACTGGGTAGTTACAGAGTCTCGCTTGCATCTCAGACATGTGACTGCGGATACTTCCAGACACTTCATTTCCCGTGTCCCCACGCACTGGCATGCTGTGCCTACTCACGGCTTACATGGGAGCCTTACGTCCACCAGGTGTATCGTCTTAGTTCGGTCTTCAGTGTGTATCAGATGGgtttcacacctcccattccggagggtttctggccaccataTGACAGGCCGACTGTCATCCTTGACCCCAATAAGAGGCGTGCAAGAGAGGGTCGTTCGAGGTCCACTCGGATACGGACCaatatggacgaggcagatccAAACCGGCCAAAGAGATGTGGGCTTTGTTGGCAGCCCGGCCACACACGTCGGAGTTGCCCACAACTCGGAGGAGCAGAGCACACACGGGGACATGATTAG